From Oncorhynchus mykiss isolate Arlee chromosome 25, USDA_OmykA_1.1, whole genome shotgun sequence, a single genomic window includes:
- the LOC118944216 gene encoding uncharacterized protein LOC118944216 isoform X2 yields MLRASGLILSQREGILQTASVPSQRKGILPAANITVQREEIFRASGLIPEEREDIRLTASVPAQREGILPAATAATVTVRKEKILRASGLISAQKELIHLMASVTAQRKGIVPMVSVPAHKEGIVQKASVPAERLEILRASGLIPPQREGNVRTASVPAQRGGILSAASITEQREGILPAASITVPKKKILRASGLIPAQKELIHLMASVTAQRKGIVPMVSVPAHREGIVPKASVPAEREEILRASGLIPPQREGNVRTASVPAQRDGILSAASITEQREEILRASGLIPSQREGILQTASVPAQREEILRASGLIPSQREGIIQTASVPAQREGIFRASGLIPPPREGILQTASVPAQREGIFRASGLIPEEREEILLTASVPVKNENIHPQPPSIIPMLAPLWKWDGGACTPPVDFYSKRRDVRLRYVEHPAMMSITKPEHSDANPQFQTGTRPVAEPETPAVHNNSGGWLSWVFGSGRANKKEVHLPEDKDRSIVWDPTLHRWVNKTEPKAENKCVPPPPPMGTHGYQGNTGSVPKGVNPYSMKAAGLWGSRYPTMHCNDGTNSKPPRHGAGLLPRQLSGLLPPSHFDLMAPMVVPPDTLHY; encoded by the exons ATgctccgagcatcaggcctcatcctgTCACAGAGGGAGGGTATCCTCCAAACAGCCAGTGTCCCTTCACAGAGGAAGGGGATTCTCCCAGCAGCTAACATCACTGTGCAGAGGGAGGAGATcttccgagcatcaggcctcatccctgaAGAGAGGGAGGACATCCGCCTcacagccagtgtccctgcacagagggaggggatTCTTCCAGCAGCTACTGCAGCTACTGTCACTGTGCGAAAGGAGAagatcctccgagcatcaggcctcatttCTGCACAAAAGGAGTTGATCCACCTGATGGCCAGTGTCACTGCGCAGAGGAAGGGAATCGTCCCAATGGTCAGCGTCCCTGCGCACAAGGAGGGGATCGTCCAAAAGGCTAGTGTCCCTGCTGAGAGGTTGgagatcctccgagcatcaggcctcatcccgcCACAGAGGGAGGGGAATGTCCGAACAGCCAGTGTCCCAGCACAGAGGGGTGGGATTCTCTCAGCAGCCAGCATCactgaacagagggagggaattCTTCCAGCAGCTTCTATCACTGTGCCGAAGAAGAAGATCCtcagagcatcaggcctcatACCTGCACAAAAGGAGTTGATCCACCTGATGGCCAGTGTCACTGCGCAGAGGAAGGGAATCGTTCCAATGGTCAGCGTCCCTGCGCACAGGGAGGGGATCGTCCCAAAGGCCAGTGTCCCTGCTGAGAGGGAGgagatcctccgagcatcaggcctcatcccgcCACAGAGGGAGGGGAATGTCCGAACAGCCAGTGTCCCAGCACAGAGGGATGGGATTCTCTCAGCAGCCAGCATCActgaacagagggaggagatcctccgagcatcaggcctcatcccatCACAGAGGGAGGGTATCCTCcaaacagccagtgtccctgcacagagggaggagatcctccgagcatcaggcctcatcccatCACAGAGGGAGGGTATTATCcaaacagccagtgtccctgcacagagggaggggatcttccgagcatcaggcctcatcccgcCACCAAGGGAGGGTATCCTCcaaacagccagtgtccctgcacagagggaggggatcttccgagcatcaggcctcatccctgaagagagggaggagatcctcCTCACAGCCAGTGTCCCTGTGAAGAATGAAAACATTCATCCACAACCACCTTCCATCATCCCCATGTTGGCACCACTGTGGAAATGGGATGGTGGAGCGTGTACTCCACCTGTGGATTTCTATTCCAAGAGAAGAG ATGTCCGACTTAGATATGTTGAGCATCCTGCTATGATGTCCATCACCAAGCCGGAACACTCCGATGCCAACCCTCAGTTCCAGACTGGCACCCGGCCGGTGGCTGAGCCCGAGACCCCTGCTGTTCACAATAACAGTGGAGGCTGGCTCAGCTGGGTCTTTGGGAGTGGAAGAGCTAACAAGAAGGAGGTTCATCTACCTGAGGACAAAGACAGATCT ATTGTCTGGGATCCAACTCTGCACAGATGGGTTAACAAAACTGAGCCCAAGGCTGAA AACAAGTGtgtaccaccacctccaccgATGGGGACACATGGATATCAGGGGAACACTGGCAGTGTCCCCAAAGGAGTGAATCCCTACTCTATGAAAGCAG CAGGTCTATGGGGCAGCAGATACCCCACAATGCATTGCAATGATGGGACCAACTCAAAGCCTCCAAGACATGGGGCTGGACTGCTTCCTAGACAGCTCTCTGGCTTGCTCCCTCCTTCACACTTTGACCTCATGGCACCAATGGTTGTGCCACCTGACACTCTACACTACTGA
- the LOC118944219 gene encoding titin-like gives MLYLYLQITTAAEFAVQREEILRASGLIPSQREEMLRASGLILSQREGILQTASVPSQRKGILPAANITVQREEIFRASGLIPEEREDIRLTASVPAQREGILPAATAATVTVRKEKILRASGLISAQKELIHLMASVTAQRKGIVPMVSVPAHKEGIVQKASVPAERLEILRASGLIPPQREGNVRTASVPAQRGGILSAASITEQREGILPAASITVLKKKILRASGLIPAQKELIHLMASVTAQRKGIVPMVSVPAHREGIVPKASVPAEREEILRASGLIPPQREGNVRTASVPAQRDGILSAASITEQREEILRASGLIPSQREGILQTASVPAQREEILRASGLIPPTREGILQTASVPAQREGIFRASGLIPEEREEILLTASVPVKNENIHPQPPSIIPMLAPLWKWDGGACTPPVDFYSKRRDVRLRYVEHPAMMSITKPEHSDANPQFQTGTRPVAEPETPAVHNNSGGWLSWVFGSGRANKKEVHLPEDKDRSIVWDPTLHRWVNKTEPKAENKCVPPPPPMGTHGYQGNTGSVPKGVNPYSMKAAGLWGSRYPTMHYNSKPPSHGAGLLPRQLSGLLPPSHFDLMAPMVVPPDTLHY, from the exons ATGCTCTATTTATACCTGCAGATCACCACAGCAGCCGAATTTGCTgtgcagagggaggagatcctccgagcatcaggcctcatcccgtCACAGAGGGAGGAAATgctccgagcatcaggcctcatcctgTCACAGAGGGAGGGTATCCTCCAAACAGCCAGTGTCCCTTCACAGAGGAAGGGGATTCTCCCAGCAGCTAACATCACTGTGCAGAGGGAGGAGATcttccgagcatcaggcctcatccctgaAGAGAGGGAGGACATCCGCCTcacagccagtgtccctgcacagagggaggggatTCTTCCAGCAGCTACTGCAGCTACTGTCACTGTGCGAAAGGAGAagatcctccgagcatcaggcctcatttCTGCACAAAAGGAGTTGATCCACCTGATGGCCAGTGTCACTGCGCAGAGGAAGGGAATCGTCCCAATGGTCAGCGTCCCTGCGCACAAGGAGGGGATCGTCCAAAAGGCTAGTGTCCCTGCTGAGAGGTTGgagatcctccgagcatcaggcctcatcccgcCACAGAGGGAGGGGAATGTCCGAACAGCCAGTGTCCCAGCACAGAGGGGTGGGATTCTCTCAGCAGCCAGCATCactgaacagagggagggaattCTTCCAGCAGCTTCTATCACTGTGCTGAAGAAGAAGATCCtcagagcatcaggcctcatACCTGCACAAAAGGAGTTGATCCACCTGATGGCCAGTGTCACTGCGCAGAGGAAGGGAATCGTTCCAATGGTCAGCGTCCCTGCACACAGGGAGGGGATCGTCCCAAAGGCCAGTGTCCCTGCTGAGAGGGAGgagatcctccgagcatcaggcctcatcccgcCACAGAGGGAGGGGAATGTCCGAACAGCCAGTGTCCCAGCACAGAGGGATGGGATTCTCTCAGCAGCCAGCATCActgaacagagggaggagatcctccgagcatcaggcctcatcccatCACAGAGGGAGGGTATCCTCcaaacagccagtgtccctgcacagagggaggagatcctccgagcatcaggcctcatcccgcCAACAAGGGAGGGTATCCTCcaaacagccagtgtccctgcacagagggaggggatcttccgagcatcaggcctcatccctgaagagagggaggagatcctcCTCACAGCCAGTGTCCCTGTGAAGAATGAAAACATTCATCCACAACCACCTTCCATCATCCCCATGTTGGCACCACTGTGGAAATGGGATGGTGGAGCGTGTACTCCACCTGTGGATTTCTATTCCAAGAGAAGAG ATGTCCGACTTAGATATGTTGAGCATCCTGCTATGATGTCCATCACCAAGCCGGAACACTCCGATGCCAACCCTCAGTTCCAGACTGGCACCCGGCCGGTGGCTGAGCCCGAGACCCCTGCTGTTCACAATAACAGTGGAGGCTGGCTCAGCTGGGTCTTTGGGAGTGGAAGAGCTAACAAGAAGGAGGTTCATCTACCTGAGGACAAAGACAGATCT ATTGTCTGGGATCCAACTCTGCACAGATGGGTTAACAAAACTGAGCCCAAGGCTGAA AACAAGTGtgtaccaccacctccaccgATGGGGACACATGGATATCAGGGGAACACTGGCAGTGTCCCCAAAGGAGTGAATCCCTACTCTATGAAAGCAG CAGGTCTATGGGGCAGCAGATACCCCACAATGCATTACAACTCAAAGCCTCCAAGCCATGGGGCTGGACTGCTTCCTAGACAGCTCTCTGGCTTGCTCCCTCCTTCACACTTTGACCTCATGGCACCAATGGTTGTGCCACCTGACACTCTACACTACTGA
- the LOC118944216 gene encoding uncharacterized protein LOC118944216 isoform X1, which yields MVQWAWSEASRHLSMLNHLISCRLEIQILLNDVKQSINHMQGTLNTMQGQCIELQTAISKITTAAEFAVQREEILRASGLIPSQREEMLRASGLILSQREGILQTASVPSQRKGILPAANITVQREEIFRASGLIPEEREDIRLTASVPAQREGILPAATAATVTVRKEKILRASGLISAQKELIHLMASVTAQRKGIVPMVSVPAHKEGIVQKASVPAERLEILRASGLIPPQREGNVRTASVPAQRGGILSAASITEQREGILPAASITVPKKKILRASGLIPAQKELIHLMASVTAQRKGIVPMVSVPAHREGIVPKASVPAEREEILRASGLIPPQREGNVRTASVPAQRDGILSAASITEQREEILRASGLIPSQREGILQTASVPAQREEILRASGLIPSQREGIIQTASVPAQREGIFRASGLIPPPREGILQTASVPAQREGIFRASGLIPEEREEILLTASVPVKNENIHPQPPSIIPMLAPLWKWDGGACTPPVDFYSKRRDVRLRYVEHPAMMSITKPEHSDANPQFQTGTRPVAEPETPAVHNNSGGWLSWVFGSGRANKKEVHLPEDKDRSIVWDPTLHRWVNKTEPKAENKCVPPPPPMGTHGYQGNTGSVPKGVNPYSMKAAGLWGSRYPTMHCNDGTNSKPPRHGAGLLPRQLSGLLPPSHFDLMAPMVVPPDTLHY from the exons ATCACCACAGCAGCCGAATTTGCTgtgcagagggaggagatcctccgagcatcaggcctcatcccgtCACAGAGGGAGGAAATgctccgagcatcaggcctcatcctgTCACAGAGGGAGGGTATCCTCCAAACAGCCAGTGTCCCTTCACAGAGGAAGGGGATTCTCCCAGCAGCTAACATCACTGTGCAGAGGGAGGAGATcttccgagcatcaggcctcatccctgaAGAGAGGGAGGACATCCGCCTcacagccagtgtccctgcacagagggaggggatTCTTCCAGCAGCTACTGCAGCTACTGTCACTGTGCGAAAGGAGAagatcctccgagcatcaggcctcatttCTGCACAAAAGGAGTTGATCCACCTGATGGCCAGTGTCACTGCGCAGAGGAAGGGAATCGTCCCAATGGTCAGCGTCCCTGCGCACAAGGAGGGGATCGTCCAAAAGGCTAGTGTCCCTGCTGAGAGGTTGgagatcctccgagcatcaggcctcatcccgcCACAGAGGGAGGGGAATGTCCGAACAGCCAGTGTCCCAGCACAGAGGGGTGGGATTCTCTCAGCAGCCAGCATCactgaacagagggagggaattCTTCCAGCAGCTTCTATCACTGTGCCGAAGAAGAAGATCCtcagagcatcaggcctcatACCTGCACAAAAGGAGTTGATCCACCTGATGGCCAGTGTCACTGCGCAGAGGAAGGGAATCGTTCCAATGGTCAGCGTCCCTGCGCACAGGGAGGGGATCGTCCCAAAGGCCAGTGTCCCTGCTGAGAGGGAGgagatcctccgagcatcaggcctcatcccgcCACAGAGGGAGGGGAATGTCCGAACAGCCAGTGTCCCAGCACAGAGGGATGGGATTCTCTCAGCAGCCAGCATCActgaacagagggaggagatcctccgagcatcaggcctcatcccatCACAGAGGGAGGGTATCCTCcaaacagccagtgtccctgcacagagggaggagatcctccgagcatcaggcctcatcccatCACAGAGGGAGGGTATTATCcaaacagccagtgtccctgcacagagggaggggatcttccgagcatcaggcctcatcccgcCACCAAGGGAGGGTATCCTCcaaacagccagtgtccctgcacagagggaggggatcttccgagcatcaggcctcatccctgaagagagggaggagatcctcCTCACAGCCAGTGTCCCTGTGAAGAATGAAAACATTCATCCACAACCACCTTCCATCATCCCCATGTTGGCACCACTGTGGAAATGGGATGGTGGAGCGTGTACTCCACCTGTGGATTTCTATTCCAAGAGAAGAG ATGTCCGACTTAGATATGTTGAGCATCCTGCTATGATGTCCATCACCAAGCCGGAACACTCCGATGCCAACCCTCAGTTCCAGACTGGCACCCGGCCGGTGGCTGAGCCCGAGACCCCTGCTGTTCACAATAACAGTGGAGGCTGGCTCAGCTGGGTCTTTGGGAGTGGAAGAGCTAACAAGAAGGAGGTTCATCTACCTGAGGACAAAGACAGATCT ATTGTCTGGGATCCAACTCTGCACAGATGGGTTAACAAAACTGAGCCCAAGGCTGAA AACAAGTGtgtaccaccacctccaccgATGGGGACACATGGATATCAGGGGAACACTGGCAGTGTCCCCAAAGGAGTGAATCCCTACTCTATGAAAGCAG CAGGTCTATGGGGCAGCAGATACCCCACAATGCATTGCAATGATGGGACCAACTCAAAGCCTCCAAGACATGGGGCTGGACTGCTTCCTAGACAGCTCTCTGGCTTGCTCCCTCCTTCACACTTTGACCTCATGGCACCAATGGTTGTGCCACCTGACACTCTACACTACTGA